A section of the Kribbella sp. HUAS MG21 genome encodes:
- a CDS encoding FAD-dependent oxidoreductase yields the protein MLDVAVIGAGQAGLSAAYHLVRLGFAPYDEVVVLDRNPAPGGAWQHRWDSLTMHDVHGIANLPGVPVPSSVGAERANEFVPAYFADYEKRFSLPVARPVAVESVRAIDGGFALETSAGRYDAAALVNATGTWNRPFIPWYPGIETFAGRQLHTADYRGAVELAGQHVLVVGGGASAVQLLAEISEVATTTWVTRRPPEWRTGEDFTPEYGRQVVARVEERVRAGLPPRSVVSVTGLHLRPQEQAAWDRGVYTRLPMFSRITPDGVEWTDGQALQVDTILWATGFRADLAHLVPLHLREPSGGVRMDGTATVADPRIHLVGYGPSASTIGANRAGFTAARDLRDLLKPAALSA from the coding sequence GTGCTGGACGTGGCGGTGATCGGGGCGGGGCAGGCGGGGTTGTCGGCTGCTTATCACCTGGTGCGGCTCGGGTTCGCGCCGTACGACGAAGTGGTCGTGCTGGACCGGAACCCGGCGCCGGGTGGTGCGTGGCAGCATCGGTGGGACTCGTTGACGATGCACGACGTGCACGGGATCGCGAACCTGCCTGGCGTACCGGTGCCGTCGAGCGTAGGCGCGGAGCGGGCGAACGAGTTCGTGCCGGCGTACTTCGCGGACTACGAGAAGCGGTTCTCGCTGCCAGTGGCGCGGCCTGTGGCGGTGGAGAGCGTCCGGGCGATCGACGGCGGCTTCGCGCTGGAGACCTCGGCCGGACGGTACGACGCCGCGGCCTTGGTGAACGCCACCGGGACGTGGAACCGGCCGTTCATCCCGTGGTACCCGGGCATCGAGACGTTCGCAGGCCGGCAGTTGCACACCGCCGACTACCGCGGCGCCGTAGAGCTGGCCGGTCAGCACGTGCTGGTTGTCGGCGGTGGTGCGTCCGCGGTCCAGCTCCTGGCGGAGATCTCCGAAGTCGCGACCACGACGTGGGTCACGCGGCGGCCGCCCGAGTGGCGCACCGGCGAGGACTTCACCCCGGAGTACGGGCGACAGGTCGTCGCGCGCGTCGAGGAACGCGTGCGCGCCGGACTCCCACCCCGCAGCGTCGTGAGCGTCACCGGACTGCATCTGCGCCCGCAGGAGCAGGCCGCCTGGGACCGCGGCGTCTACACCCGGCTGCCGATGTTCTCACGCATCACACCCGACGGTGTCGAGTGGACCGACGGTCAGGCCCTGCAGGTCGACACCATCCTCTGGGCGACCGGCTTCCGCGCGGACCTCGCCCACCTCGTGCCGCTGCATCTGCGTGAACCGTCGGGCGGGGTGCGGATGGACGGCACCGCGACTGTCGCCGACCCGCGCATCCACCTGGTCGGCTACGGCCCGTCGGCCAGCACGATCGGCGCGAACCGCGCGGGC
- a CDS encoding precorrin-2 C(20)-methyltransferase, translated as MTDGTPTAVDSSSAVGRLWGVGLGPGDSELVTVKAARLIGAADVIAFHSARHGRSIARSVAAPYLTPGQVEEHLVYPLTTETTDHPGGYQGAMDDFYADCAARLAAHLDAGRDVVVLAEGDPLFYGSYMHMHKRLADRYPCEVVPGVTSVSAAAAVLGRPLCERDEILTVLPGTLPPDVLADRLRTTDAAAVMKLGRTFAGVREAFELAGRADEAWYVERATTDAQRTAPLNEVDPDEVPYFSLALLPSPINNTFTAPTTKTAAEGSVTVVGLGPAGPEWMTPEVRAAIAGADDVIGYTTYVDRLPERARQRKHGSDNRVESERAAFALDLARKGSTVVVVSSGDPGVFAMASAVTEVAAEPEYADIAVRVLPGMTAAQAVASRVGAPLGHDYCVLSLSDRLKPWEVIAQRLAAAARADLAIAIYNPASKSRTWQVAATRDLLLEHRSPDTPVVVGRDVGGPDEVITVTTLAELDPQTVDMRCLLLIGSSQTRTVPRPAGPLVFTPRRYPATGSDATPGVG; from the coding sequence ATGACCGACGGTACGCCGACCGCAGTTGACAGCTCGAGTGCGGTAGGGCGGCTCTGGGGCGTGGGGCTGGGGCCTGGGGATTCCGAGTTGGTGACGGTGAAGGCGGCGCGGCTGATCGGGGCCGCGGATGTCATCGCGTTCCACAGTGCGCGGCACGGGCGGAGTATCGCGCGTTCGGTGGCCGCGCCGTACCTGACGCCGGGGCAGGTCGAGGAGCACCTCGTCTACCCGCTCACCACCGAGACGACCGACCACCCCGGCGGGTACCAGGGCGCGATGGACGACTTCTACGCCGACTGCGCCGCCCGGCTCGCCGCGCACCTGGACGCGGGCCGCGACGTCGTAGTACTCGCCGAAGGGGACCCGCTGTTCTACGGCTCCTACATGCACATGCACAAGCGCCTCGCGGACCGGTACCCGTGCGAGGTCGTCCCCGGCGTGACCTCGGTCAGCGCCGCGGCCGCCGTACTCGGCCGGCCCCTGTGCGAGCGCGACGAGATCCTCACCGTCCTCCCCGGCACCCTCCCACCGGACGTGCTCGCCGACCGCCTCCGCACCACCGACGCGGCAGCCGTCATGAAGCTCGGCCGCACGTTCGCGGGTGTCCGCGAGGCCTTCGAGCTGGCCGGCCGCGCCGACGAGGCCTGGTACGTCGAACGCGCCACCACCGACGCCCAGCGCACAGCACCGCTCAACGAGGTCGACCCGGACGAGGTCCCGTACTTCTCCCTCGCCCTCCTCCCGAGCCCCATCAACAACACTTTCACTGCCCCGACCACCAAGACCGCCGCTGAGGGCTCCGTGACAGTCGTAGGCCTCGGACCGGCCGGACCGGAGTGGATGACCCCCGAGGTGCGGGCCGCCATCGCCGGTGCGGACGACGTGATCGGCTACACGACGTACGTCGACCGTCTCCCGGAGCGGGCGCGCCAGCGCAAGCACGGGTCGGACAACCGCGTCGAGTCGGAGCGGGCCGCGTTCGCCCTCGACCTGGCGCGCAAGGGCTCCACGGTCGTCGTGGTGTCGTCCGGTGACCCAGGTGTGTTCGCCATGGCCAGTGCGGTGACAGAAGTGGCAGCGGAGCCGGAGTACGCCGACATCGCCGTACGCGTGCTGCCTGGCATGACAGCCGCGCAGGCGGTCGCGAGCCGCGTCGGGGCACCGCTTGGGCACGACTACTGCGTGCTGTCGCTCTCCGACCGGCTCAAGCCGTGGGAGGTGATCGCCCAGCGCCTAGCCGCAGCTGCGCGGGCGGACCTGGCGATAGCGATCTACAACCCCGCCTCCAAGTCCCGCACCTGGCAGGTGGCGGCGACGCGGGATCTGCTGCTGGAGCACCGCTCCCCCGATACGCCGGTCGTGGTCGGGCGGGACGTCGGCGGCCCGGACGAGGTGATCACTGTGACAACGCTGGCGGAACTGGACCCGCAAACGGTTGACATGCGGTGTCTGCTCCTGATCGGCTCGTCACAGACCCGTACCGTGCCACGCCCAGCCGGGCCGCTGGTCTTCACTCCGCGCCGTTACCCGGCGACAGGCAGTGATGCCACCCCAGGAGTCGGTTAA